The sequence ATTCTGACCCTCTCTGAACCttggtttcatcatctgtaaaatcatTTTGACCTTACGGAgttgtgagaaaaaaatgagacaaagTATATAAAGCCCTCATCCGAGTAACAGATGCGCAGTCATATTATCTAACATTTGCTAAGTATTTACCATAAGCCGAGCACTCTTCTAAGCATTTTAAgtgtatgatctcatttaatctttataatcgCTCTATGAAGGAAGTTCTATTAATATCCCCATgttgcagatgtggaaactgaggcccacgaAATTTAACGAGCTTGCCCAAGATTACAGGACTACCAAGATTTGAACCCACTAAGTCTGATTCCAGATCCCTCTGAAGTTTTAAAATCCCTTTTCAGAAATCCTTTCTTCCTGAATATTCAGCAAATGATAACAATGATCATTGTTACATTATAGTCATGGAATATTAGTGTCTGAAGTTTAAAGGAACTTCTGCATGCTGTCCTTTATCTCAAAGTAGGGAGCCCCTAGGGATACAGGGACACTTTATGGGACTACATTTGAAAGAACCAGGAGTGGATACAGATGATGCCTCAAGGAAGGGGCCTGTTTTGCTCACGGGGTAAGGAGAAGGTCCCTTGGTTTCCCGGATTCCTGTAGCGACTCCCCTGAAAGCTAGATCCTATGACTCTCCTCCACCTCCTTGATAAAGGCCCTCCACTTCAAAGGGGGTGAAAGTGGGGATTGCCTAAGTCGGGGTTACTGCATTCCCAGAAGAGATATTCCACAGGAGGGATCTTACAAAgatctctctcctctcccaacCCGAGACCTGGGCTAAGATGGTGGAAAGCAACCCAGATCTGCAGAGTTGTTCCCTGTTCCTTCCTCCCAGCAGACTCCCCTCTCTCTAGGGTAAGGGCTGAGGCCAATACTTACTGGGAAATAACCAATCAGTCAGACCAGGTCCCTGGACATTCGCTAAGAGGATGAATAGCACCAGGAGGCTCAAAAGTCCCGAAGATCCCATGCTGAAGAGAGGCCAGCCTTTCTGGTGGTTCCAGAATTTGGAATGCTCAGCTGCTGCACCTTGGATATAAGAACTGGAGACAAGCCGGCCACCCCCTTTCTTCTGGGAACACTAAGTTCCCAAGGTCACAAATGGGACTAACTGACACCCACAGCTCACAGCTTGGGAGGAAGGGTCTCTTATTGAATGGATCTTGATCCTTACACCCCTAGGCTGCACTGGGCTAGGGCTCTAGTCAACCCCAGGGAGTGGGCAAAGCTTGTCTCCCACTTTCCAGGCTGCCTTCCGGTGAATGCCATCATCTTGGGTCTTCATCTTGTTAACTTGGAGAGCGGTGGAGTGTCCTCATCATTCATTTTCCATCGTACGTGTGCACTTACGAGCGCACTCCTTCTGCTTGTCTCTGACAATGTGTCCCTGTCAGTCccttggtatctcattgtttatCTGTGCCTCTCTGTGCCTAAGTCTGTTTCTCTTTCCCCATGGTCTCTgtgttcctttctccctctcccacaGTTTCTTCCCATccttctgtcttttattttatctttggtTCACTCATATTCTTTGACTAAAGCCAAAGATTTAAGATTTGCCACAGAGCAGGGTGTAGGGGAGGAATCACGTTGATAGCTGAGTCTTCAGAGACTGTTTCTCAAAGTTTTGTTGCTCTAAGAGCAAGAGAGGATATCAGAGCTTAGAGGGAGCCTTTATCATCAATGCAAGCTCCTTCATAGCTGAGGAACTATGTCATGAAGGGATTTGCCTGAgagactacagtggaataaagTTCAGTAACACAGCAGACTTTGGGGATTCTAACTGGGCTGTGGAGAGGAGCTATGGGAAAGAGGTGCTGGGGAACTTGGACAGCTTTCCATTCCTACAGCCACGGAATCTTCACTGGCAATTCAGCCAGTcctgggaaggagagagacacTCTTTCCAGAGTAAATGTTATCCCTAGGGCTCCCGTTTTCTTCTCAAACTAGGTGTTACCCTTTTGGGCCAAGTTTGTTCTCCAAATATTCCTACATGACAGACAGAGGCCGGAGAAAGGCAACCTTATCATCAGAGAGTGACTATGAGGTCACTAAATTTAGTTTCAGAGACAGAGCCCCCATAAGAATCCCATGCCACCAACTTGACAATCTCACCTAAAGAGACTACTGAATcgaatttttctttgcttttctcttctcttttttcgtctttttcttctttttcttttcttttcctttccttttcttttttcttgtattttcttcttttctttttttttaaacagatctATAGGTAAGTACTCttaatattcacattttataaaCAGAAGAATTGGAAGCACAAGGAGGTTATGtgaatttgcccaaggtcacacagctactcagggatggagccaggatttgaacctacaATGTGTGGCTCCTGAGTGCTCACTTTCAACCACTAATTTTCAGTGCTCAGTACAGTTAGCTGCTAATTGTGAGTCTTCACATTTCAGCATTCCAAGAGACTTCTGGAGTCCATTCTTTACCCCAAGGGCTAGGATCCTCTGTAGGTGTGGGTGTGGGGGCggcaatgagaacatttggaagCTGACACAGGTAGTGCTGTGGGGAGCAGGCTGTTTTTCTTATGGGAGACTTCCTTGGGCTTACTACTCTTTCTCAGTTCATTTCATGAGCTCTAGGTCCAGGCACCTCCAGGAAGAACTTTTTGAAATGGCAACAAGGAGTCAGTTGCCACAGATTCGGATGCCTATATTCACCAAGGGAGTCTCTTACCAAGAGACTCCAAATAGCTCCCGTCTTTCCCACCCGGAATTCCAGGCACAGGTGGAGAAAATAATTGCTCAACTGCAAAATTGTTGTTTGTTCCTTCCTCCCCACCGAATTTCCTTCCTCCGTTGCAAGGACTGAGTCCCCAGTACTTACTGCCAAAGATCCCTTCAGCATGCCCAGGTTCCTGGATGTCCCCCAACAGGATGAATGGTACCAGGATTGGCAGAAGTCCTGAGAGTCCCATTTTAGGAAGTACTAGCCCGGTTGATGGCACCAAAACTAAGAACTGCTGCTCAGCAGCTCCTACCTCTGCGCTTTGCCGGCCCCGATGTGGCCCAGCACTCCAAGAGACAGTCATGGAGACAAGCCAGCCAGACTCCCCCGTCAGGAACACCAGATCCCTGAGGCCATCAGTGGGACTACCTGGTACCTACCCTGGGGGAAGGGGGCCTTAATCGGCGGCTCCCAGTGTGCCAATTCCtgaaagatctagaaccagaaataccatttgacccagcaatcccattactgggtatacattcaaaggaatataaatcattcttttataaagatacatacatgagtttgttcactgcagcagtatttacaatagcgaaaacatggaatcaacccaaatgtgcatcacCAATAGGctgcataaacaaaatgtggtacatatataccatggaatactat comes from Macaca fascicularis isolate 582-1 chromosome 10, T2T-MFA8v1.1 and encodes:
- the WFDC6 gene encoding WAP four-disulfide core domain protein 6 encodes the protein MTVSWSAGPHRGRQSAEVGAAEQQFLVLVPSTGLVLPKMGLSGLLPILVPFILLGDIQEPGHAEGIFGKLCPKIKVECEVEEIDHCTKHRDCPENMKRCLFSCGKKCLDLRQG